A stretch of Paenibacillus peoriae DNA encodes these proteins:
- a CDS encoding MoaD/ThiS family protein, with the protein MNYHIQVFAGLAEQMGGPIITVPTEQKTMTVAALKDLLSERFPESAAQLQGSFVARNQAYAAPEDLVSIHDEIAIIPPVSGG; encoded by the coding sequence ATGAACTATCATATTCAAGTATTTGCTGGACTTGCGGAACAGATGGGAGGGCCTATAATTACGGTGCCTACTGAGCAAAAAACGATGACCGTTGCCGCATTAAAAGACTTGCTATCCGAGCGTTTCCCTGAATCAGCAGCTCAGTTGCAGGGTTCTTTTGTTGCCAGAAATCAAGCCTACGCCGCTCCTGAGGACCTCGTGAGTATACATGATGAGATTGCGATTATTCCTCCGGTTTCAGGAGGGTAG
- the fdhD gene encoding formate dehydrogenase accessory sulfurtransferase FdhD, with amino-acid sequence MEKPAEVKREILRYHDGQIKRFEDTVVTEHPVTIKINQQEFATMVCTPEYVEDMAVGFLASEGVIQRYDDIEDIWVQEQEGFVHIKTRRMNEFYQNFHSKRYITSCCGKSRQGFYFINDAKVAKRMNDTHVTLSFDDCFRLMNLMQNSALTFQETGGVHNAALCDKNGMILSRIDIGRHNALDKIYGHCLKHDIVLQDKIIVFSGRISSEILLKVAKIGCEVVLSKSAPTELALELAEDLGITTVGFIRSRSLNVYTHTERIDELVESKI; translated from the coding sequence GTGGAAAAGCCAGCTGAGGTAAAACGTGAGATTCTACGTTATCATGACGGTCAGATCAAGCGTTTTGAAGACACGGTGGTGACGGAGCATCCGGTGACCATCAAAATCAATCAGCAGGAATTTGCTACCATGGTTTGTACACCGGAGTATGTGGAGGATATGGCGGTGGGTTTTTTGGCCTCTGAAGGCGTCATTCAGCGGTACGATGATATTGAAGATATTTGGGTTCAGGAACAAGAAGGCTTTGTTCATATTAAAACCCGTCGAATGAATGAGTTTTATCAAAACTTTCATTCCAAACGGTACATTACCTCCTGTTGCGGAAAAAGTAGACAGGGCTTTTATTTTATAAATGATGCCAAAGTGGCAAAAAGAATGAATGACACCCATGTTACGCTGTCTTTTGACGATTGTTTCCGTTTGATGAATTTAATGCAAAACTCGGCACTTACGTTTCAGGAGACCGGTGGTGTTCATAATGCAGCGCTGTGCGATAAAAACGGGATGATCCTATCCAGAATAGATATCGGCCGACACAATGCGCTAGATAAAATCTATGGGCATTGCCTAAAACATGATATTGTATTACAAGACAAAATCATAGTATTCAGCGGACGCATTTCGTCTGAAATTTTGTTGAAGGTTGCGAAGATTGGCTGTGAAGTTGTTTTGTCCAAGTCAGCTCCCACAGAGCTTGCACTTGAGTTGGCTGAGGACCTGGGGATTACGACCGTTGGCTTTATACGCAGTCGTTCTCTGAATGTATATACGCATACCGAACGGATTGATGAACTAGTTGAATCTAAAATATAA
- the fdhF gene encoding formate dehydrogenase subunit alpha, whose translation MTDSSIKITLNGQELKTKSSATILEVINENNIAHPQLCYVPEVDPIRTCDTCIVEVDGKLMRSCSTLASDGMNIHLHSDRAKAAQTEAMDRLLENHLLYCTVCDNNNGNCTLHNTAELMEIEHQKYPYQPKVDPTEVDMSHPFYRYDPNQCIACGQCVEVCQNLQVNETLSLDWEAERPRVIWDDRVAINDSSCVSCGQCVTVCPCNALMEKSMLGEAGFMSGMSKDLLNPMVDLIKEVEPSYSGIFAISEAEAAMRETRTKKTKTVCTFCGVGCSFEVWTKGRKILKVQPTSEGPVNGISTCVKGKFGWDFVNSDQRLTSPLIRQGDEFVEATWEEALSLMASKMGAIKETYGGEALGFISSSKFTNEENYLMQKLARQVFQTNNVDNCSRYCQSPASWGLQYTGGIGGDSGTIKDIVKAGLVMLVGCAPGEGHPVLATRIKRAHKLHGQKLISVDLRKHEMAERADLFIRPKQGTDYVWLSAVAKYIIEQNWHDAKFIEEHVNFYPEYLKLLERFTLDFAEQETGISKETLIQVATMIHEADGTAICWGMGVTQNIAGSYTSIAIANLLLVTGNFMRPGAGAYPLRGHNNVQGAADMGTMPDIFPGYQPVTNDVIRAKFEAAYGVQIPGQRGLDNIQMLEAIETGKLKAMYIAGEEMAWVDADSNHTQEMLANLDFLVVQDVFLSKTAEFADVILPAVPSLEKDGTFTNTERRVQRLYEALRPMEDSKPDWWIFSQFAKHMGFDWDYSHPSEIFEEMASLTPFFSQCNYDILEGWNSFHWGSPDGSNTPLLHTNGFNFPDKKARLGLFEYVPPKEYPVEFDLTLNNGRLLEQFHEGNMTTKSAGIQLKLPKVFVEVSPELAKERGVTDGSLVRLESPYGAVKLRVLVTDRVQGTEIYVPMHSTSHDGAVNLLTGGAFDVVTRTPAYKQAKVRMQILEVDGQNPLPRINPRYKKRHPQNGVEVDRKWNRPGYVDLVDQK comes from the coding sequence GTGACAGATAGTTCGATCAAAATTACATTAAACGGACAGGAACTGAAAACGAAGAGCAGCGCAACGATTCTTGAAGTGATTAACGAAAACAACATCGCCCATCCCCAGCTGTGTTACGTTCCCGAAGTCGATCCGATACGCACCTGTGACACGTGTATCGTGGAAGTGGACGGAAAACTTATGCGTTCCTGCTCGACACTGGCTTCGGATGGAATGAATATTCATTTACATTCGGATCGCGCGAAAGCAGCTCAAACCGAGGCTATGGACCGATTGCTGGAAAATCATCTCCTTTACTGCACAGTGTGCGATAACAACAACGGTAATTGTACTTTGCATAATACAGCAGAGCTTATGGAAATTGAACATCAAAAATATCCATATCAACCGAAAGTGGACCCAACAGAAGTAGATATGTCTCATCCCTTCTACCGATATGACCCCAATCAATGTATTGCATGCGGCCAATGCGTAGAGGTATGCCAAAACCTTCAGGTCAATGAAACGCTGTCCCTCGACTGGGAGGCTGAACGTCCTCGCGTCATATGGGATGACAGGGTTGCGATTAACGATTCCTCCTGCGTTAGCTGTGGTCAGTGTGTAACCGTCTGCCCATGTAATGCCTTGATGGAGAAATCTATGCTGGGAGAAGCAGGCTTCATGAGTGGCATGAGCAAGGATTTATTAAATCCGATGGTGGATTTAATAAAGGAAGTAGAGCCGAGCTATAGTGGGATTTTTGCTATTTCCGAAGCCGAAGCAGCAATGCGTGAAACCCGTACGAAAAAAACGAAAACCGTCTGTACATTTTGCGGTGTAGGTTGCAGCTTTGAGGTTTGGACCAAAGGTCGCAAAATTTTGAAGGTTCAACCTACCTCCGAGGGACCTGTTAACGGTATCTCGACATGCGTAAAAGGGAAATTTGGCTGGGATTTTGTGAACAGCGATCAGCGTCTGACCTCCCCTTTAATTCGTCAAGGTGACGAATTTGTGGAAGCAACCTGGGAAGAAGCACTGAGCCTGATGGCCAGCAAGATGGGAGCTATTAAAGAAACCTATGGTGGCGAAGCACTCGGCTTTATTTCTTCTTCCAAATTTACTAATGAAGAGAACTATTTGATGCAGAAGTTAGCTCGTCAGGTCTTCCAAACGAATAACGTCGATAATTGCTCACGGTATTGCCAATCTCCTGCGTCATGGGGGTTGCAATACACCGGAGGCATCGGTGGGGACAGTGGTACGATTAAAGATATTGTCAAAGCAGGTTTGGTCATGCTGGTCGGTTGCGCGCCGGGAGAAGGACATCCGGTGCTGGCTACTCGTATCAAACGTGCGCATAAGTTGCATGGTCAAAAGTTGATCTCGGTCGACCTGCGCAAGCATGAAATGGCAGAACGCGCAGATCTGTTCATTCGTCCGAAGCAAGGTACTGATTATGTATGGTTATCTGCTGTAGCCAAATACATCATTGAGCAAAACTGGCATGATGCAAAATTCATTGAAGAGCATGTAAACTTCTATCCTGAATATTTGAAATTGCTAGAGCGTTTCACCCTGGACTTTGCCGAACAGGAAACGGGTATTTCCAAAGAGACACTGATTCAAGTAGCGACTATGATTCACGAAGCCGACGGTACTGCCATTTGCTGGGGCATGGGTGTGACGCAAAACATCGCAGGCTCTTACACTTCGATTGCAATTGCCAACCTGCTGCTGGTGACTGGAAACTTTATGCGTCCGGGTGCAGGCGCATATCCGCTTCGCGGACATAACAATGTTCAGGGTGCTGCCGATATGGGTACCATGCCGGATATTTTCCCGGGCTATCAGCCCGTAACGAACGATGTCATTCGTGCCAAGTTCGAAGCGGCCTACGGCGTACAAATCCCAGGTCAACGCGGACTGGACAACATTCAGATGCTAGAAGCCATTGAAACGGGTAAGCTCAAAGCGATGTATATCGCTGGAGAAGAGATGGCATGGGTGGATGCCGACTCCAACCATACCCAAGAAATGCTGGCGAATTTGGATTTCCTTGTCGTTCAGGATGTATTTCTGAGCAAGACAGCTGAATTCGCTGATGTCATTTTGCCAGCCGTACCTTCACTCGAAAAAGACGGAACTTTTACGAACACCGAACGTCGTGTCCAGCGTTTATATGAGGCACTCCGCCCTATGGAAGACAGTAAACCGGATTGGTGGATTTTCAGCCAATTTGCCAAGCACATGGGATTTGATTGGGATTACAGCCATCCAAGTGAGATTTTTGAGGAAATGGCGTCGCTCACTCCATTTTTCTCCCAATGTAATTATGACATACTGGAAGGCTGGAATAGCTTTCACTGGGGATCGCCAGATGGTAGCAATACACCGCTGCTACACACCAACGGCTTTAACTTTCCGGATAAAAAAGCGCGTTTGGGACTTTTCGAATATGTACCACCGAAAGAGTACCCTGTTGAATTCGATCTGACCCTAAATAATGGTCGACTGCTCGAACAGTTTCATGAAGGGAATATGACGACCAAATCAGCGGGTATTCAGCTCAAACTTCCAAAAGTATTTGTGGAAGTGTCACCTGAATTGGCTAAGGAGCGCGGAGTCACAGACGGATCGCTGGTTCGATTGGAATCCCCTTATGGTGCGGTCAAGCTACGCGTTCTGGTTACAGACCGGGTGCAGGGAACTGAAATTTATGTGCCGATGCACTCTACCAGCCATGATGGTGCTGTCAATCTGTTAACTGGTGGAGCGTTCGATGTGGTCACCCGTACACCGGCCTATAAACAAGCCAAAGTACGGATGCAAATTTTGGAGGTAGATGGTCAAAATCCACTCCCACGTATTAATCCGCGTTACAAAAAGCGTCACCCGCAAAATGGGGTTGAAGTGGACCGTAAGTGGAATCGTCCCGGTTATGTTGATTTGGTAGATCAAAAATAA
- the moaA gene encoding GTP 3',8-cyclase MoaA — MANRSDDQWNRPLRDLRISVIDRCNFRCRYCMPEEIFGHDYPFLPKEKILTFEEITRLSRIFVSLGVTKLRITGGEPLLRKNLSSLIHSLTQLDGVEDIAMTTNGVFLPKYAAALREAGLKRVTVSLDSLDDDRFRQMNGGRSSVKAVLDGIEAAAQAGMQVKINMVVQKGFNDQDIVPMADYFQKKKHILRFVEFMDVGNTNGWKLDQVVSKQQIIQAIHEHMPLEPVPPQYKGEVATRYRYQDRDGEIGIISSVTDAFCSTCTRARISAEGSLYTCLFASQGYKLRAMLRSEQSDDEIRAYIERVWRERTDRYSEERLNHTQQATSKIEMSHIGG, encoded by the coding sequence ATGGCGAACCGGAGCGACGATCAATGGAATCGTCCGTTACGGGACTTAAGAATATCCGTCATAGACCGATGTAATTTTCGGTGCCGATATTGTATGCCGGAAGAAATATTTGGCCATGACTATCCGTTTTTGCCAAAAGAAAAAATATTGACCTTTGAAGAAATTACACGCCTTTCCCGTATTTTTGTCTCGCTGGGCGTTACAAAGCTGCGTATTACTGGTGGTGAGCCGTTGCTGAGGAAAAATTTGTCCTCGCTTATTCATTCGTTAACTCAACTCGATGGGGTTGAAGATATTGCAATGACGACAAACGGCGTATTTTTGCCTAAATATGCTGCAGCACTGCGAGAGGCGGGACTAAAGAGAGTGACGGTTAGTCTGGATTCGCTTGATGATGATCGGTTCCGCCAAATGAACGGGGGCAGAAGCAGCGTAAAGGCGGTGCTGGATGGTATTGAGGCTGCGGCTCAAGCAGGGATGCAGGTGAAAATAAATATGGTCGTGCAAAAGGGCTTTAACGATCAGGATATTGTTCCCATGGCCGACTATTTCCAAAAGAAAAAGCATATTTTGCGTTTTGTTGAGTTTATGGATGTAGGCAACACCAATGGCTGGAAATTGGATCAGGTCGTTTCCAAGCAGCAGATCATCCAAGCCATTCACGAGCATATGCCGTTAGAGCCTGTCCCACCCCAGTACAAAGGTGAGGTGGCGACGCGCTACAGGTATCAGGACAGAGACGGGGAAATCGGTATTATTTCGTCTGTTACGGACGCCTTCTGCTCTACCTGTACACGAGCGAGAATTTCTGCTGAAGGCTCCTTGTATACGTGCCTGTTTGCCTCTCAAGGGTACAAGCTTCGCGCGATGCTACGTTCCGAACAGTCCGATGACGAGATTAGAGCTTACATTGAGCGTGTTTGGAGAGAACGTACCGATCGCTATTCAGAGGAACGGCTGAATCATACACAGCAAGCAACGTCTAAAATTGAAATGTCACACATCGGCGGGTGA
- a CDS encoding molybdenum cofactor biosynthesis protein, whose product MQYRIQLFADMAEQLGDVITVELSQEAVTIADIRKRLNELYPEVASQLPGSFFTHHKKLASPNELVLPSDAIALHQSASGMETVVSKCGLFAITYDPIDADEVTSKVLDPSHGASLTFNGTTREFTQGQRTVLLEYEAYVPMAMNTMKQIGDEIAERWPSTRTAITHRLGTVRIGETSVVIAVSAAHRDTCYEASRHAIERLKQIVPIWKKEVWEDGSEWKGHQLGGWNPQSTPKLSNKGEDI is encoded by the coding sequence ATGCAATATCGTATTCAACTATTCGCAGATATGGCGGAGCAACTTGGTGATGTGATCACGGTAGAACTTTCACAGGAAGCGGTGACCATTGCAGACATTCGAAAAAGGCTGAATGAGCTGTACCCGGAAGTGGCTTCACAACTGCCAGGTTCTTTTTTTACCCATCATAAAAAGCTGGCTTCTCCAAATGAACTTGTGCTTCCATCAGATGCAATTGCTCTTCATCAGTCAGCATCCGGGATGGAGACGGTCGTTTCAAAATGTGGTTTATTTGCCATTACGTACGACCCGATTGATGCCGATGAAGTAACCTCAAAGGTACTCGACCCTTCTCATGGCGCCTCGCTGACCTTTAATGGTACGACTCGGGAATTTACGCAAGGTCAGCGAACGGTGTTGCTTGAATATGAGGCGTATGTCCCGATGGCCATGAACACGATGAAGCAGATTGGTGACGAAATTGCAGAACGTTGGCCTTCCACACGTACTGCGATTACACATCGGCTTGGCACGGTAAGAATTGGAGAGACGAGTGTGGTGATTGCTGTCTCAGCTGCACACCGCGATACTTGCTATGAAGCCAGCCGCCATGCCATTGAACGGTTAAAGCAAATCGTACCGATTTGGAAAAAGGAAGTGTGGGAGGACGGCTCAGAATGGAAGGGGCATCAGCTGGGTGGCTGGAACCCTCAAAGTACCCCAAAGCTTTCAAATAAGGGCGAGGACATCTAA
- a CDS encoding DUF1641 domain-containing protein — protein MAKPISIVRKRVLTEEERQKQSLDQLTADLADNGVALQKTLEIVRELHDSGLLEAAQSMLKAKESIAKIAVGQATRKPVTNIINNLMGAAGMLSEVDPELMKKLANSVTNGLNEADEHLKQNKKTRLRDLMKAMNDPDVNRAMGFGIHFLKGVGKSLSDK, from the coding sequence GTGGCTAAGCCTATTTCAATTGTAAGAAAACGCGTTTTGACAGAAGAAGAACGCCAAAAACAATCGCTGGATCAGCTTACTGCTGATCTGGCGGACAATGGAGTGGCATTGCAGAAGACGCTTGAAATCGTACGCGAGCTACACGACAGTGGTCTTCTCGAAGCAGCTCAGTCTATGCTAAAAGCCAAAGAAAGCATCGCTAAAATCGCTGTAGGACAAGCGACACGTAAGCCTGTGACGAACATCATTAATAATCTGATGGGAGCAGCAGGGATGCTGTCCGAGGTAGACCCCGAGCTGATGAAAAAGCTGGCAAACAGTGTTACCAATGGCCTGAACGAAGCTGATGAACATCTAAAGCAGAATAAAAAAACTCGTCTGCGCGATCTTATGAAGGCGATGAATGATCCAGATGTAAACCGGGCAATGGGATTTGGCATTCATTTTCTCAAAGGAGTGGGAAAAAGTTTGTCTGATAAATAA